The following proteins are co-located in the Tetrapisispora phaffii CBS 4417 chromosome 4, complete genome genome:
- the TRS31 gene encoding TRAPP subunit TRS31 (similar to Saccharomyces cerevisiae TRS31 (YDR472W); ancestral locus Anc_5.601): protein MTDKLILTGMPEEQNVHSTTGYEYIIGPKQSLPNEANAPYIPSKIYSESILYKKQQVSLMSMAFLYQELISQIYKNSKTSTEFETKLSNHGSNIGFKLLDLLNLRASVPSSARSSTFLPSNASLTGGNTGETGGASTNTNTSTILTGYIDKSYESNESLSNMISQLRRRDLKIIDILQFIHGSVWSYLFGAPSNDLVKSSERENEYMIVDNEPVLTQFISGNFSCNYFMCGLIKGFLSQAGFECTVSPHPDVDEIYPNRVVYLIKFEKQVLEREALKFGA, encoded by the coding sequence ATGactgataaattaattttaacagGTATGCCTGAAGAACAGAATGTTCATTCCACTACAGGTTATGAATACATTATTGGACCGAAACAATCGCTACCCAATGAAGCTAATGCACCATACATTCCCtcaaaaatttattctGAATCAATATTGTACAAAAAACAACAAGTGTCTCTCATGAGTATGGCATTTTTGTATCAAGAATTAATATCGCAAATTTATAAGAATAGCAAAACTTCTACAGAGTTCGAAACAAAGTTAAGCAACCATGGTTCAAATATAGGctttaaattattagatttaCTGAACTTGAGAGCTTCAGTACCCTCAAGTGCTAGGAGTTCTACTTTTCTACCTTCAAATGCTTCCTTAACGGGTGGGAACACGGGAGAAACTGGTGGGGCGAGtacaaatacaaatacTTCAACGATATTGACCGGATACATTGACAAGAGTTACGAGAGCAACGAATCTCTGTCTAATATGATTAGTCAATTGAGACGCCgtgatttaaaaattatcgatattttacaatttattCATGGCAGTGTGTGGTCGTATTTATTTGGTGCACCAAGTAACGATCTGGTGAAGTCTTCAGAGCgtgaaaatgaatatatgaTTGTAGATAACGAACCAGTACTAACACAATTCATATCGGGaaatttttcttgtaattACTTCATGTGTGGTTTAATCAAAGGATTCCTTTCACAAGCAGGCTTCGAATGTACTGTATCGCCACATCCGGATGTCGATGAAATATACCCAAACAGAGTAGTATACTTGATCAAGTTTGAGAAACAAGTACTGGAGAGAGAAGCATTAAAGTTCGGAGcataa
- the TPHA0D02830 gene encoding uncharacterized protein (similar to Saccharomyces cerevisiae JIP4 (YDR475C) and YOR019W; ancestral locus Anc_5.609) codes for MLDLNERNIYRKIKIYTTIDDLSSEENQFNNKPLKESNNISNYKQTVSFDTVPKFLGYSQNDLNPNETSNELDLDYVTSDTLTDNSDYFNYKYSQDRSKSPPPKKAIDKFSPNGASPSFPIIQKKKSLNDIFKIGHNGKLVRIDYPTRPSIESYAIIINKYQLHWLKMWNRRKKIIESRYFNKNKYFLKPDILFDAGENKNTSRSTKGSSTMMYSMDLTKRQRKLKTLRIQENDDVYNKMSTQPKTYLVHISGRKHTWVSLDYTITKLINDTDHLIVIANLPNIRNKKRHNYNEILYTYDPSVQQTNYAPTAVERSGSPEAFNKDEDDKVLNYFKENRHYADENFNFRSRSRSRSRLRYGNRPASSTSKSMTRNFSSESNPANGDIVWITGYSQNEIDTKLNDIFDYIMVLLPKGKKIKITIEIVINKTLRTLIDATNIYNPDFIVLSTLKWRRTDDLVKWKSTYINDKVATEFPVPVFLVPVKRLNDFEINLQNKHQMLAKQSKALNKQISVNANIIGTNDKSNVPGAIMYDNVNASGSSQASQTDASVDSGVSSPSINMVPRLQKKLSNLTIDFLKNKTEQKKLYEKVEGIDLSKYQLSKNDSLTTDIINSYNKHSDKVESDPEFESDFEDTEYESSDGDSADLKSFRSVISTTKEKLHNFAAVHRMIMLTNLSEVRIDRKLTDAEKKLKKIDVIMSTSLEFVMDLENFSDEEVDGHGEEFLELKTVLTGGAVRPTTTSKRSMLDVGTSNKLEKGRRSRRSSGSENTLDPSKIRFASNVKPNDGINVLGNTSRSDSVVASVHDSPALSPVSSNGLKQSKNDYRSHLNLPHHPQAMRVFSEFEKRNKAKKSNELRKVKSATQVNKVSSSSSSSSKKKKKKKFFFF; via the coding sequence ATGTTAGACCTCAACgaaagaaatatttacagaaaaattaaaatatatactaCGATTGATGATTTAAGCTCAGAAGAAAatcaatttaataataaaccGCTGAAGGaatctaataatatcaGCAACTATAAACAGACAGTTTCATTTGATACTGTCCCTAAATTTTTGGGATATTCACAAAATGATCTTAATCCCAATGAAACAAGTAATGAATTGGATCTGGATTATGTTACATCGGATACTTTGACTGATAACAGtgattattttaattataaatattcgCAAGATCGTAGTAAGTCTCCCCCACCAAAAAAGGCAATAGATAAATTCAGTCCTAATGGAGCTTCCCCGTCATTTCCcataattcaaaagaagaaaagtttaaatgatattttcaaaataggACATAATGGTAAACTTGTTAGAATTGATTATCCAACTAGACCAAGCATAGAATCATATGCGATTATCATTAACAAATATCAACTTCATTGGTTAAAAATGTGGaatagaagaaaaaaaattatagaatcaagatatttcaataagaacaagtattttttgaaaCCTGATATACTTTTTGATGCAggtgaaaataaaaatacaagTAGAAGTACGAAGGGATCTTCAACTATGATGTATAGCATGGATTTGACTAAGAGACaaagaaaattgaaaacacTTCGAATACAAGAGAATGATGATGTGTACAACAAAATGTCGACTCAACCAAAGACATATCTAGTTCATATAAGTGGTAGAAAACATACTTGGGTATCATTAGATTATACAATCACaaagttaataaatgaCACAGATcatttaattgtaatagCAAATTTACCAAATATACGGAACAAGAAAAGGCATAACTATAACgaaattttatatacatatgaTCCATCGGTTCAACAAACAAATTATGCACCTACTGCAGTAGAGAGGTCAGGCTCACCTGAGGcatttaataaagatgAGGATGACAAAGTTTTAAactattttaaagaaaataggCATTATGCAGATGagaattttaattttagatCAAGGTCAAGATCAAGGTCGAGGCTTAGATATGGCAATAGACCTGCATCATCAACCTCAAAATCTATGACAAGAAACTTTAGTTCCGAATCTAATCCAGCTAATGGCGATATTGTCTGGATTACGGGGTATAGtcaaaatgaaattgatacAAAGCTAAATGACATCTTTGACTATATCATGGTCTTATTGCCAAAAGggaaaaagataaaaatcACAATTGAAATTGTAATCAATAAAACTTTAAGAACATTAATCGATGcaactaatatatataatccAGATTTTATTGTACTCTCTACTTTAAAATGGAGAAGAACAGATGATTTGGTAAAATGGAAATCAACTTACATAAATGATAAAGTAGCAACTGAATTTCCCGTTCCAGTATTTTTAGTACCTGTTAAGAGATTGAATGATTTCGAAATTAATCTACAAAATAAACATCAAATGTTAGCGAAACAATCAAAAGCTTTGAACAAACAAATTAGTGTAAACGCTAACATTATAGGAACTAACGATAAGTCTAATGTCCCTGGAGCAATAATGTATGATAATGTCAATGCTTCAGGCAGCTCCCAAGCTAGTCAAACGGACGCAAGCGTGGATTCTGGTGTGTCATCACCTTCAATTAATATGGTGCCTAgacttcaaaaaaaattaagcAATCTGacaattgattttttaaaaaataaaacagaaCAGAAGAAGTTATACGAAAAAGTAGAGGGTATTGATCTTTCgaaatatcaattatcTAAAAATGATTCTCTAACTACagatattataaattcatATAATAAACATTCAGATAAAGTCGAAAGTGATCCAGAGTTTGAAAGTGATTTTGAAGATACGGAATATGAATCTTCTGATGGTGACAGTGCagatttaaaaagtttTAGATCGGTTATTTCAACTACGAAGGAAAAGCTTCATAATTTTGCAGCAGTACATAGAATGATTATGCTAACGAATCTAAGCGAGGTAAGGATTGACAGAAAATTAACAGATGCAGAAAAGaaactaaaaaaaattgatgtGATAATGAGTACTTCTTTAGAATTTGTAATGGATCTCGAAAACTTTTCTGACGAAGAAGTTGATGGACATGGAGAAGAATTCCTTGAGTTGAAGACTGTGTTGACAGGTGGTGCAGTTCGTCCAACTACTACTTCTAAACGATCCATGTTGGACGTCGGAACTTCTAATAAATTGGAGAAAGGCAGAAGGAGTAGAAGGAGTTCAGGATCTGAAAATACTTTAGATCCAAGCAAGATTAGATTTGCTTCTAATGTTAAACCGAATGATGGGATTAACGTTTTAGGAAATACAAGTAGAAGTGATAGTGTTGTCGCATCGGTTCATGATTCTCCAGCATTATCTCCCGTATCATCAAACGGACTAAAACAGAGTAAAAATGATTACCGATCTCATCTTAATTTACCTCATCATCCACAAGCAATGCGAGTATTTTCTGAATTTGAGAAACGGAACAAAGCTAAAAAGAGTAATGAATTAAGAAAGGTTAAAAGTGCAACTCAGGTAAATAAGGTAAGTTCAAGTTCTAGTTCTAGCtcaaaaaagaagaagaagaagaaatttttcttcttctaa
- the TPHA0D02840 gene encoding uncharacterized protein (similar to Saccharomyces cerevisiae SNF1 (YDR477W); ancestral locus Anc_5.611), translated as MHIVSPMNALHPKDNKSNGMHLHGSFNGYRQSHQQNDQQSPKGNGLNHVINPNMVFGTLSDGARIGNYQIIKTLGEGSFGKVKLAYHVTTNQKVALKIINKKVLAKSDMQGRVEREISFLRLLRHPHIIKLYDVIKSKDEIIMVIEYANNELFEYIVQRDKMTENEARKFFQQIISAVEYCHRHKIVHRDLKPENLLLDENLNVKIADFGLSNIMTDGNFLKTSCGSPNYAAPEVISGKLYAGPEVDVWSCGVILYVMLCRRLPFDDDSIPALFKNISNGIYTLPKFLSEGAANLIKKMLIVNPLNRISMTEIIHDEWFKVDFPEYLLESQANSTSEELMKKANKDNQIDDRLVDALSKIMGYDKNEIYNCLRTEIAEDSNSPNSSMVSEIKNAYTLLKENEQIMESHADNSNFDTILSQTLPSFQQRTLNKGNSTTPDEERTPMFLTQHMNEGNSGVAILPTSLPQLHRANMLSSGLLQNSNIHPLVSKKSKTKWHFGIRSRSYPLDVMGEIYIALKNLGAEWAKPSEEDLWTIRVRWKYSGSNQIANNEANNSQNQNNEKIPDLLKIVIQLFQIETNNYLVDFKFDGWEDSSGAPVTPSDITSDEISAFSAYPFLHLTTRLIMELAVNSQNV; from the coding sequence ATGCATATTGTTAGTCCCATGAATGCTCTTCATCCAAAAGATAACAAATCCAATGGTATGCATCTTCATGGATCATTTAACGGATACCGTCAATCACACCAACAAAATGATCAACAGTCTCCTAAAGGAAATGGTTTGAATCATGTTATCAATCCAAATATGGTTTTTGGTACTTTATCAGATGGTGCAAGAATAGGcaattatcaaattataaaaactTTGGGTGAAGGTTCATTTGGTAAAGTGAAATTAGCTTATCATGTAACTACAAATCAAAAAGTTGCTTTGAAAatcataaataaaaaagttttAGCAAAGAGTGATATGCAGGGAAGAGTAGAAAGAGAAATTTCATTCTTAAGACTATTAAGACATCCACACATCATTAAACTTTATGATGTTATCAAATCAAAGGATGAAATAATTATGGTCATTGAGTATgcaaataatgaattgttCGAATATATTGTCCAGAGAGATAAAATGACAGAAAATGAAGCAAGGAAGTTTTTCCAACAAATAATAAGTGCTGTTGAATATTGTCATAGGCATAAAATTGTTCACAGAGATTTGAAACcagaaaatttattattagatgagAATTTGAATGTGAAAATTGCAGATTTTGGTTTATCAAATATCATGACGGATggtaattttttaaagacATCGTGTGGTTCACCAAATTATGCAGCTCCAGAGGTTATTAGTGGTAAACTTTACGCAGGTCCTGAAGTTGATGTTTGGTCCTGTGGTGTCATCCTATATGTAATGTTATGTCGCCGTTTACCATTCGATGATGATTCAATCCCTgcattattcaaaaatattagtaATGGTATCTATACATTACCAAAATTTTTAAGTGAAGGAGCTGCCAACctaattaaaaaaatgttgaTTGTGAACCCTTTGAATAGAATAAGTATGACCGAGATCATACATGATGAATGGTTTAAAGTCGATTTCCCGGAATATTTGCTTGAATCTCAGGCTAATTCCACAAGTGAagaattaatgaaaaaagcGAATAAAGATAATCAAATTGATGACAGATTGGTCGATGCTTTATCCAAAATTATGGGTTATGACAAGAATGAAATATACAATTGTTTAAGAACTGAAATAGCAGAAGATAGTAATTCACCTAATAGTTCCATGGTAAGTGAGATAAAAAATGCTTATACTTTACTTAAggaaaatgaacaaataaTGGAAAGTCATGCTGACAACAGTAACTTTGATACGATTTTATCTCAAACATTGCCATCATTTCAACAAAGAACTCTTAATAAAGGAAACAGTACAACTCCAGATGAAGAAAGGACCCCAATGTTTTTAACACAACACATGAATGAAGGAAATTCTGGTGTAGCAATTTTACCTACTTCTCTTCCTCAGTTACATAGAGCTAATATGCTGAGTTCAGGTTTATTGCAGAATTCCAATATTCATCCTTTGGTTAGCAAGAAATCAAAGACTAAGTGGCATTTTGGTATAAGATCTAGATCATATCCTCTAGATGTGATGggtgaaatatatatagctttgaaaaatttaggAGCTGAATGGGCAAAACCTTCAGAAGAAGATTTATGGACCATACGAGTTAGATGGAAATATAGTGGTTCAAATCAGATCGCTAACAATGAAGCAAATAATtctcaaaatcaaaataatgaaaaaattcctgatttattgaaaatagttATACAATTATTCCAAATCGAAACAAATAACTACTTagttgattttaaatttgacGGCTGGGAAGATAGTTCTGGTGCTCCAGTTACACCATCTGATATAACTTCAGATGAGATTTCTGCATTTTCTGCCTATCCTTTCTTGCACTTAACAACGAGATTAATTATGGAATTGGCTGTTAACAGTCAAAATGTATAA
- the AHC1 gene encoding Ahc1p (similar to Saccharomyces cerevisiae AHC1 (YOR023C); ancestral locus Anc_5.603): MDRHNISHTLENTLELSDVNETDQPSPSQVLLMGSHEVTSRISTRVPSTGYYQVATPKSPHESTLENELQHLPDHDPCVISGDSEETERFKYVTAKKEIMNNIHLYSLVNNKEMQNIQLELERVNAKMTLLKEVHQDKKFIDNVEDYQTKDNERKKLELERLKNISSTFNEKESSILYSMNSNNHMSSHSNNVTHHYYQTRSKSQGNINELPLLRPANSTIMDMRLTGLKSIPNDISANESNTFDIYKTSPSLESLQDKQQQLNTHHKRNYSSTCLTSNSGLVGKTEDNEPIFKRYDGILVVISCSFCGRTGFSSAQGIVNHTRLKHSKTYSSQPLAVLHNQTLLESSKQKPKILEQFKSLGLDPAKDYLPNKVVLPNLERKNSSKNSNNNQLFTGINATKSNEISTKYLGMLYDDKEDFENLLSMVKKAPKDLEVFLKQTESESELSLQEDLSEIDVSKIEKEEEDDDEVTGIGDLENRSPDYTPSSVDNLSSSNSTPKPQENYLGSDSQIETDDRQKTPVELGRRLRKRKNDEDDVAPLKERLRASSNNMESEGIAVPEVPAHEKRSIHYNLRARSKLKSQHLELD; encoded by the coding sequence ATGGATCGACACAATATTTCTCACACCTTAGAGAATACCCTCGAGTTATCTGATGTTAATGAAACTGACCAACCGTCGCCAAGCCAAGTTTTATTAATGGGTTCTCATGAAGTCACTTCAAGAATTTCGACTCGAGTGCCATCTACTGGATATTATCAAGTTGCTACCCCAAAATCGCCACATGAATCTActttagaaaatgaattacAGCATCTGCCAGATCATGATCCTTGTGTGATTTCTGGAGATAGTGAAGAGACTGAAAGATTCAAATATGTGACTGCAAAAAAggaaataatgaataatatacATCTTTATTCCCTGGTAAATAATAAGGAAATGCAAAATATACAATTAGAATTAGAGAGAGTCAATGCTAAAATGACATTATTGAAAGAAGTACATCAAGACAAGAAATTTATTGACAATGTAGAAGATTACCAAACAAAAGATAATGAAAGGAAGAAATTAGAACTAGAAAGactgaaaaatatttcatcaaCATTTAACGAAAAAGAATCATCAATACTttattcaatgaattcaaataacCATATGAGTAGTCATAGCAATAACGTCACACATCACTATTATCAAACTAGAAGTAAAAGCCAAGGTAATATCAATGAGTTACCTCTTCTTAGACCTGCTAATTCTACTATAATGGATATGAGGTTGACCGGTTTGAAATCTATCCCAAATGACATATCAGCAAATGAATCTAATAcatttgatatttataaaactTCACCGAGCTTAGAATCGTTACAAGACAAACAGCAGCAACTAAATACCCATcacaaaagaaattatagCAGCACATGTTTGACTAGTAATAGTGGATTGGTGGGGAAAACAGAAGATAATGAAccaattttcaaaagatatGATGGAATATTGGTTGTAATATCATGCTCTTTTTGTGGAAGAACTGGATTCTCTTCTGCTCAAGGTATAGTGAACCATACTCGACTAAAACATTCCAAAACTTACTCTAGTCAACCATTAGCCGTATTACACAATCAAACCTTACTTGAGTCTTCGAAACAGAAACCTAAGATACTAGAACAGTTTAAATCATTAGGACTGGATCCAGCTAAAGATTATCTTCCTAACAAAGTTGTGTTACCTAATTTAGAGAGAAAGAATAGCTCCAAAAACTCAAACAACAATCAACTATTTACGGGTATCAATGCTACAAAGAGTAATGAAATTTCTACGAAGTATCTCGGAATGTTATACGACGACAAGGAAGATTTTGAGAATCTTTTAAGTATGGTGAAGAAGGCCCCTAAGGATTTAGAAGTGTTTTTAAAGCAAACAGAATCTGAATCTGAGTTAAGCCTCCAAGAAGACTTAAGTGAGATTGATGTAAgcaaaattgaaaaagaagaagaagatgatgatgaagttACTGGTATTGGAGATTTGGAAAATAGATCACCAGACTATACACCTTCATCtgttgataatttatcGTCTTCTAATTCCACACCTAAGCCAcaagaaaattatttagGTTCAGATTCTCAAATTGAGACCGATGATAGACAAAAGACACCGGTTGAGTTAGGAAGAAGGTTGCGCAAACgtaaaaatgatgaagatgatgttGCACCTCTAAAGGAAAGACTAAGGGCCTCTAGTAACAATATGGAATCAGAAGGAATAGCTGTACCAGAAGTGCCAGCACACGAAAAGAGATCTATTCATTACAATTTACGAGCAAGATCGAAACTAAAATCTCAACATCTAGAATTAGATTAG
- the DDL1 gene encoding putative carboxylic ester hydrolase (similar to Saccharomyces cerevisiae YOR022C; ancestral locus Anc_5.604) has translation MFKKANITLLAQGEKVTSKMTIPVQNLKARWFFATDLPKKKPYDLNYKPTRSPKRFIPFSKFDSSRIETTYLSSFSKDAKKDDKILSNIPVNEDYLFEVNLYDMEIRPVYWSGPIYEIRRGIWFDTKGNPLSHDLTEELEALYQQLKFNKDGVIENQTKDIYNLEGDYEEGSIAMFLDNKSAFLLNDISGGVFQLKFLRSSFGQNVPTNAIKVTREYSNIVSRKVSDKKLGETNGEITDVNANNSLGKIGEMIGLQLTDIFSGTAPEDNGKIETDSKVKSKENEFLSSEMENDYNNSNSTILENPSNNRNVKHLVLCIHGIGQTLGKQYQYVNFAHTINLLRINMKKVYCQSPDMKQINKDAGNNDWQTNCDVQVLPVDWRHDIDFKTDDIDALTTDSMIPNLTEITLRGITPFRKLLGDVGLDVLLYDDPLYKEQILNNTVSKLNGIYNIFKKQNPEFNGKVHIIGHSLGSVIAFDTLSNLSRYKLDFPVEKLFCIGSPVGVYKLVQKTNDWRSKKHATSQINFQAPKVNDLYNIYHINDPIAYRMEPLIDRDLATYEEVYLPHLPVEGITNKMLALGNTLIKDLPMSEKANVTSRKKVILPEVLVKKLKEINSNGRVDYVLTPNLLDMDIISALKSHVSYFEDIDIAGFILKETIKTSEQTNEINAIRIIDTARNKGKSFDKLG, from the coding sequence ATGTTTAAGAAAGCAAATATTACTTTACTAGCTCAAGGTGAAAAAGTAACATCTAAAATGACAATCCCTgtacaaaatttaaaagcaAGATGGTTTTTTGCAACTGATCTACCGAAAAAGAAACCATatgatttaaattataaaccAACAAGGTCTCCGAAAAGATTCATTCCATTTTCTAAGTTTGATTCATCCAGGATCGAAACTACGTACCTTTCGAGTTTCTCTAAAGACGCCAAAAaagatgataaaatattatcgaATATCCCTGTGAATGAggattatttatttgagGTGAATTTATATGATATGGAAATCAGACCAGTTTACTGGTCTGGACCTATTTACGAAATTAGACGAGGTATTTGGTTTGATACTAAAGGAAATCCTTTATCTCATGATTTGACCGAAGAATTGGAGGCACTTTACCAACAATTAAAGTTTAATAAGGATGGAGTAATAGAAAATCAaacaaaagatatttataatcTAGAAGGTGATTATGAAGAGGGAAGCATTGCTATGTTCCTAGATAATAAATCCGCATTTTTACTTAACGATATATCAGGTGGTGTTTTTCAGCTTAAATTTCTGAGGTCATCTTTTGGTCAGAATGTTCCAACTAATGCTATAAAAGTTACCAGAGAATATTCCAACATTGTGTCGAGGAAAGTCTCAGATAAAAAACTAGGAGAAACAAATGGTGAGATAACGGATGTTAATGCCAACAATTCATTAGGTAAAATTGGTGAAATGATAGGGTTGCAATTAACTGATATATTCAGCGGTACTGCTCCAGAAGATAATGGCAAAATTGAAACTGACTCAAAAGTTAAGTCAAAAGAAAACGAATTTTTGAGTAGTGAAATGGaaaatgattataataattcaaattcgACTATTCTCGAAAACCCATCAAACAACAGGAACGTGAAGCACCTTGTTTTGTGTATCCATGGAATCGGTCAAACTCTTGGAAAACAATATCAATATGTGAATTTTGCACATACCATAAATCTACTTAGGATCAACATGAAAAAAGTATATTGTCAATCTCCAGATATGAAACAAATTAACAAAGATGCTGGTAACAATGATTGGCAAACGAATTGTGATGTCCAAGTACTTCCAGTTGACTGGAGACATGATATAGATTTTAAAACAGATGACATAGATGCCTTAACAACGGATTCCATGATACCTAACTTAACAGAAATCACTCTTCGTGGAATAACCCcatttagaaaattattGGGTGATGTCGGTTTAGATGTACTGCTTTATGATGATCCATTGTACAAAGAGcagatattaaataatacgGTAAGCAAATTAAATGGCatatacaatatatttaaaaagcAAAATCCAGAATTTAATGGAAAGGTTCATATAATTGGCCATTCCTTGGGAAGCGTTATTGCATTTGACACATTATCAAACTTGAGTAGATATAAACTCGATTTTCctgttgaaaaattattttgtatCGGATCCCCTGTTGGTGTCTACAAATTAGTGCAAAAAACTAATGATTGGCGATCCAAAAAACATGCTACCTCACAGATAAACTTTCAAGCTCCGAAGGttaatgatttatataatatttatcacATAAATGATCCAATTGCATACCGAATGGAGCCACTCATTGATAGAGATTTAGCGACATATGAAGAAGTTTATTTACCACATCTTCCAGTAGAGGGcattacaaataaaatgCTTGCTTTAGGGAACACtttaattaaagatttaCCAATGTCAGAGAAAGCTAATGTTACTTCAAGGAAAAAAGTGATTTTACCAGAGGTGcttgttaaaaaattaaaagaaataaattctAACGGAAGAGTTGACTATGTTCTGACGCCTAATCTTTTAGACATGGATATTATATCTGCACTTAAATCGCATGTGTCATACTTTGAGGATATTGATATAGCAGGGTTTATTTTAAAGGAAACAATAAAGACTAGTGAACAAACGAATGAAATAAATGCTATACGGATCATTGATACTGCAAGAAATAAAGGCAAATCTTTTGATAAACTTGGgtga